The following proteins are encoded in a genomic region of Arcobacter suis CECT 7833:
- a CDS encoding FkbM family methyltransferase encodes MNKNVINTGFNKVIKSRHGFLLYNKNDIYIGKSIEKYGEFSHLEAKLFEQICKEGDIVIEVGANIGAHTVYLSKLVGKGVVIAFEPQRLVFQNLCANLAINSISNVFAYQEAVSHENGSILIPEYDFTKNNNFGGINIENTKNGTTVNKQKLDNFLNKINRLKLLKIDVEGMEISVIKGASELIKKFRPIIYVENDRQEHSKELIELLWSLNYKMYWHLPRLYNKNNFFNEEENIFGNIVSVNMLCLHKDSSIEILEMDEIINSKHHPMKK; translated from the coding sequence GTGAATAAAAATGTTATTAATACTGGTTTTAATAAAGTTATAAAATCAAGACATGGATTTCTTTTATATAATAAAAATGATATATATATTGGAAAATCAATAGAAAAATATGGGGAATTTTCACATCTTGAAGCAAAACTTTTTGAGCAAATTTGTAAAGAAGGAGATATTGTAATAGAAGTTGGAGCAAATATTGGCGCTCACACTGTATATCTTTCAAAACTTGTGGGAAAAGGTGTTGTTATTGCATTTGAACCACAAAGATTGGTTTTCCAAAATCTATGCGCAAATCTTGCAATAAACAGTATTTCAAATGTATTTGCTTATCAAGAAGCAGTTTCACATGAAAATGGAAGCATATTAATTCCTGAATATGATTTTACAAAAAATAACAACTTTGGTGGAATAAATATAGAAAATACTAAAAATGGAACAACTGTAAATAAGCAAAAATTAGATAATTTTTTGAATAAAATAAACAGATTAAAATTACTAAAAATTGATGTTGAAGGTATGGAAATATCAGTAATAAAAGGGGCTAGTGAATTAATTAAAAAGTTTAGACCAATTATTTATGTTGAAAATGATAGACAAGAACATTCAAAAGAGCTAATAGAGTTATTATGGAGCTTAAATTATAAGATGTATTGGCATTTACCAAGGCTTTACAATAAAAATAATTTTTTCAATGAAGAAGAAAATATTTTTGGAAATATAGTCTCTGTAAATATGTTATGTTTACATAAAGATAGTTCTATAGAAATACTAGAAATGGATGAAATAATCAATTCAAAGCATCATCCAATGAAAAAATAA